The Ananas comosus cultivar F153 linkage group 2, ASM154086v1, whole genome shotgun sequence genome contains a region encoding:
- the LOC109728471 gene encoding uncharacterized protein LOC109728471 isoform X12 — MVRDFLNDLPVKALPGIGHSLDEKLKSRQIQSCGQLQKISKDKETGKELLRCPSSGTSLYPISSRLASVGNKQQLALIASRFSGDVWHRRLGHPSLPVLSTFIKNNKIVSDSALKLSVCNACNMGKHVKLSFHDSESQSAFPFHIVHSDVWQSPVPSVSGYKYYVIFIDDYSRFSWLYLLKFKHEVFDKFFEFKKMVENIFHSSIKIFQSDNGTEFVNDKFSSFCSQNGIIHRFSCPYTPQQNGLAERKHRHLSNIVRSLLFQAGLPPRFWAEAIQTAVFLVNRLPSLTVLNGRSPYDILHGCASPDLQLIRVFGCLCYPDVQDIADHKLSPRSLPCIFLGLSDKHKGFRCLYPSTGKVFISRHVTFVETVFPYSCLSKFSSSSSPTTSNFQMFQHFLSNPPLLGESPSSLDAISGFSFTRLSPDVSSNASVSPSETVSTFPSTLNHDATQVSDEHAATVAGPPELRVYTRRHTLRPSAATALPSPVELTPSTSDRPPSPQPAEPSLPIRTHSMLTRSMAKNFAGSTSFLASTHTTLPTEPITFHEAFQDADWRAAMAEEFDALLTNDTWELVPAPPSVNLIGCKWVYKVKQKADGSLERLKARLVAQGYKQQQGIDFDETFSPVVKSTTIRTVLSVALSSGWSLRQLDVKNAFLHGTLSEEVYMKQPPGFVHPSLPSHVCRLRKAIYGLKQAPRAWFQRFTSFLSEIGFVGSTADPSMFVCHSSSGTLVLLLYVDDIIVTGSSSSLLDALIVTLQREFAMKDLGPLHYFLGIEVHRSPSGLHLSQQKYAHQLLQRHGFLDSKPVSTPLSPTSRLSSHEGHLLEDPYTYRQIVGALQYLTFTRPDISYAVNSVAQYLHAPREPHMQAVKRILRYIRGTLTYGLPISRCDNPSLVAFADADWAGCPDTRRSTSGYCIFLGPNLISWSAKKQPTISRSSSEAEYRAVAYTLAETVWIRRLLRDLRVFLWRSLSVFIAIISAPPTLRPILFSMLARSTLNLIINFCGKKFSLVIWP; from the exons GTTCGAGACTTTTTGAATGATCTTCCTGTCAAGGCTCTTCCGGGCATTGGGCATAGCCTAGACGAGAAGCTAAAAAGTAGGCAAATTCAGAGTTGTGGTCAATTGCAAAAGATTTCAAAG GACAAGGAAACAGGGAAGGAGCTTCTTCGATGTCCTAGCTCGGGAACATCACTTTATCCAATTTCTTCTAGACTTGCAAGTGTAGGGAATAAGCAACAACTAGCTCTTATTGCATCTAGATTTAGTGGAGATGTCTGGCATAGACGGTTAGGTCATCCTAGTCTTCCtgttctttctacatttattaaaaataataaaattgtttctgattctgcactgaaattatctgtctgcaatgcttgtaatatgggaaaacatgttaaactctcatttcatgattcagaatctcaatctgcttttccttttcatattgttcattctgatgtttggcAATCACCTGTGCCCTCGGTTTCTGGatacaaatattatgttatttttatcgacgattattctagattttcctggctttatcttttaaaatttaaacatgaagtttttgacaaatttttcgagttcaagaagatggttgaaaatatatttcatagctcaataaaaatttttcaatctgacaatggtacggaatttgtaaatgacaagttttctagtttttgctcacaaaatggaattattcaccgattttcttgtccttacactcctcaacaaaatggcCTTGCTGAGAGAAAACATAGGCATTTATCTAACATTGTTAGAAGTCTACTATTCCAAGCTGGCTTGCCTCCTCGTTTTTGGGCTGAGGCCATTCAAACTGCTGTTTTTCTTGTAAATCGACTTCCGTCTCTTACTGTTTTAAATGGGCGGTCACCATATGACATTCTCCATGGTTGTGCTTCTCCTGACTTGCAACTTATCAGAGTCTTTGGATGTTTGTGTTATCCCGATGTTCAGGACATTGCAGATCACAAGCTCTCTCCCCGATCACTTCCTTGTATTTTCTTGGGTCTTTCTGACAAACATAAGGGCTTTCGCTGCCTCTATCCGAGCActggtaaagtttttatttctcgccatgttacttttgttgaaactgtttttccttactcttgtctgtccaaattttcttcctcatcttcccccactacctcaaattttcaaatgtttcaacattttctttctaatcctcCCTTATTGGGCGAAAGTCCTTCCTCTCTTGATGCCATCTCTGGTTTTTCCTTCACACGCCTTTCTCCGGATGTTAGTTCAAATGCATCTGTTTCACCATCTGAGACTGTATCGACTTTTCCTTCCACCTTGAATCATGATGCCACACAGGTTAGTGATGAACATGCTGCCACTGTTGCTGGTCCACCTGAACTCCGAGTCTATACCAGACGACACACCCTCCGACCTTCTGCTGCTACAGCTTTACCTTCTCCTGTTGAGTTGACGCCTTCCACATCGGACAGGCCACCTTCACCTCAGCCTGCAGAGCCTTCCTTACCAATCCGGACACACTCTATGCTTACTCGATCTATGGCTAAGAATTTTGCTGGGTCTACCTCCTTCCTAGCTTCTACACATACTACTCTTCCTACTGAGCCTATCACTTTTCATGAAGCTTTTCAGGATGCAGATTGGCGTGCTGCCATGGCTGAAGAATTTGATGCATTACTCACCAATGATACTTGGGAGCTTGTTCCTGCTCCTCCTTCTGTCAATCTTATTGGCTGTAAATGGGTCTACAAAGTCAAACAGAAGGCGGATGGCTCTCTTGAGCGTCTCAAAGCTCGACTAGTGGCTCAGggttacaaacaacaacaaggcattgattttgatgagactTTTTCTCCGGTTGTCAAGTCGACCACTATTCGTACTGTTCTTTCAGTCGCTCTCTCCTCTGGATGGTCTCTCCGAcaacttgatgtgaagaatGCCTTTCTTCATGGCACTCTCTCTGAGGaggtttatatgaaacaaccacctGGCTTTGTGCATCCTTCGCTTCCTAGTCACGTTTGCCGCCTACGTAAAGCGATATAtggtctcaaacaagctcctcgggcttggtttcagcgtttcacttcttttctttctgagatTGGTTTTGTTGGCAGCACTGCTGATCCCTCAATGTTTGTTTGTCATTCTTCCTCTGGCACTCTTGTTCTCCTcttgtatgttgatgatattattgtcaCCGGCAGTTCCTCATCTCTTCTCGATGCTCTTATCGTTACTTTACAACGCGAATTTGCCATGAAGGATCTCGGACCGCtgcattattttttgggtattgagGTTCATCGCTCTCCATCTGGTCTTCATCTATCTCAACAAAAATATGCGCATCAATTGCTTCAGCGACATGGTTTTCTTGACAGTAAGCCCGTTTCTACTCCTCTTTCGCCAACATCTCGTCTCTCTTCCCATGAAGGGCATCTTCTTGAGGATCCATACACTTATCGTCAGATCGTTGGTGCTCTCCAGTATCTCACTTTCACCAGACCGGACATTTCATATGCCGTCAACTCTGTTGCCCAGTATCTTCATGCACCTCGTGAACCACACATGCAAGCGGTCAAACGTATTCTGCGTTATATTCGGGGGACGCTGACTTATGGCCTTCCTATCTCTCGCTGTGACAATCCTTCTCTTGTGGCCTTcgctgatgctgattgggctggttgCCCCGATACACGTCGCTCTACTTCTGGATATTGCATTTTTCTTGGGCCAAATCTTATCTCCTGGTCCGCTAAGAAACAACCCACCATTTCTCGTTCTAGTTCTGAAGCAGAGTATCGTGCTGTAGCCTACACACTTGCTGAGACAGTCTGGATTCGTCGTCTCCTTCGTGACCTTCGTGTTTTCTTATGGCGC
- the LOC109728471 gene encoding uncharacterized protein LOC109728471 isoform X15, producing MGKHVKLSFHDSESQSAFPFHIVHSDVWQSPVPSVSGYKYYVIFIDDYSRFSWLYLLKFKHEVFDKFFEFKKMVENIFHSSIKIFQSDNGTEFVNDKFSSFCSQNGIIHRFSCPYTPQQNGLAERKHRHLSNIVRSLLFQAGLPPRFWAEAIQTAVFLVNRLPSLTVLNGRSPYDILHGCASPDLQLIRVFGCLCYPDVQDIADHKLSPRSLPCIFLGLSDKHKGFRCLYPSTGKVFISRHVTFVETVFPYSCLSKFSSSSSPTTSNFQMFQHFLSNPPLLGESPSSLDAISGFSFTRLSPDVSSNASVSPSETVSTFPSTLNHDATQVSDEHAATVAGPPELRVYTRRHTLRPSAATALPSPVELTPSTSDRPPSPQPAEPSLPIRTHSMLTRSMAKNFAGSTSFLASTHTTLPTEPITFHEAFQDADWRAAMAEEFDALLTNDTWELVPAPPSVNLIGCKWVYKVKQKADGSLERLKARLVAQGYKQQQGIDFDETFSPVVKSTTIRTVLSVALSSGWSLRQLDVKNAFLHGTLSEEVYMKQPPGFVHPSLPSHVCRLRKAIYGLKQAPRAWFQRFTSFLSEIGFVGSTADPSMFVCHSSSGTLVLLLYVDDIIVTGSSSSLLDALIVTLQREFAMKDLGPLHYFLGIEVHRSPSGLHLSQQKYAHQLLQRHGFLDSKPVSTPLSPTSRLSSHEGHLLEDPYTYRQIVGALQYLTFTRPDISYAVNSVAQYLHAPREPHMQAVKRILRYIRGTLTYGLPISRCDNPSLVAFADADWAGCPDTRRSTSGYCIFLGPNLISWSAKKQPTISRSSSEAEYRAVAYTLAETVWIRRLLRDLRVFLWRSLSVFIAIISAPPTLRPILFSMLARSTLNLIINFCGKKFSLVIWP from the coding sequence atgggaaaacatgttaaactctcatttcatgattcagaatctcaatctgcttttccttttcatattgttcattctgatgtttggcAATCACCTGTGCCCTCGGTTTCTGGatacaaatattatgttatttttatcgacgattattctagattttcctggctttatcttttaaaatttaaacatgaagtttttgacaaatttttcgagttcaagaagatggttgaaaatatatttcatagctcaataaaaatttttcaatctgacaatggtacggaatttgtaaatgacaagttttctagtttttgctcacaaaatggaattattcaccgattttcttgtccttacactcctcaacaaaatggcCTTGCTGAGAGAAAACATAGGCATTTATCTAACATTGTTAGAAGTCTACTATTCCAAGCTGGCTTGCCTCCTCGTTTTTGGGCTGAGGCCATTCAAACTGCTGTTTTTCTTGTAAATCGACTTCCGTCTCTTACTGTTTTAAATGGGCGGTCACCATATGACATTCTCCATGGTTGTGCTTCTCCTGACTTGCAACTTATCAGAGTCTTTGGATGTTTGTGTTATCCCGATGTTCAGGACATTGCAGATCACAAGCTCTCTCCCCGATCACTTCCTTGTATTTTCTTGGGTCTTTCTGACAAACATAAGGGCTTTCGCTGCCTCTATCCGAGCActggtaaagtttttatttctcgccatgttacttttgttgaaactgtttttccttactcttgtctgtccaaattttcttcctcatcttcccccactacctcaaattttcaaatgtttcaacattttctttctaatcctcCCTTATTGGGCGAAAGTCCTTCCTCTCTTGATGCCATCTCTGGTTTTTCCTTCACACGCCTTTCTCCGGATGTTAGTTCAAATGCATCTGTTTCACCATCTGAGACTGTATCGACTTTTCCTTCCACCTTGAATCATGATGCCACACAGGTTAGTGATGAACATGCTGCCACTGTTGCTGGTCCACCTGAACTCCGAGTCTATACCAGACGACACACCCTCCGACCTTCTGCTGCTACAGCTTTACCTTCTCCTGTTGAGTTGACGCCTTCCACATCGGACAGGCCACCTTCACCTCAGCCTGCAGAGCCTTCCTTACCAATCCGGACACACTCTATGCTTACTCGATCTATGGCTAAGAATTTTGCTGGGTCTACCTCCTTCCTAGCTTCTACACATACTACTCTTCCTACTGAGCCTATCACTTTTCATGAAGCTTTTCAGGATGCAGATTGGCGTGCTGCCATGGCTGAAGAATTTGATGCATTACTCACCAATGATACTTGGGAGCTTGTTCCTGCTCCTCCTTCTGTCAATCTTATTGGCTGTAAATGGGTCTACAAAGTCAAACAGAAGGCGGATGGCTCTCTTGAGCGTCTCAAAGCTCGACTAGTGGCTCAGggttacaaacaacaacaaggcattgattttgatgagactTTTTCTCCGGTTGTCAAGTCGACCACTATTCGTACTGTTCTTTCAGTCGCTCTCTCCTCTGGATGGTCTCTCCGAcaacttgatgtgaagaatGCCTTTCTTCATGGCACTCTCTCTGAGGaggtttatatgaaacaaccacctGGCTTTGTGCATCCTTCGCTTCCTAGTCACGTTTGCCGCCTACGTAAAGCGATATAtggtctcaaacaagctcctcgggcttggtttcagcgtttcacttcttttctttctgagatTGGTTTTGTTGGCAGCACTGCTGATCCCTCAATGTTTGTTTGTCATTCTTCCTCTGGCACTCTTGTTCTCCTcttgtatgttgatgatattattgtcaCCGGCAGTTCCTCATCTCTTCTCGATGCTCTTATCGTTACTTTACAACGCGAATTTGCCATGAAGGATCTCGGACCGCtgcattattttttgggtattgagGTTCATCGCTCTCCATCTGGTCTTCATCTATCTCAACAAAAATATGCGCATCAATTGCTTCAGCGACATGGTTTTCTTGACAGTAAGCCCGTTTCTACTCCTCTTTCGCCAACATCTCGTCTCTCTTCCCATGAAGGGCATCTTCTTGAGGATCCATACACTTATCGTCAGATCGTTGGTGCTCTCCAGTATCTCACTTTCACCAGACCGGACATTTCATATGCCGTCAACTCTGTTGCCCAGTATCTTCATGCACCTCGTGAACCACACATGCAAGCGGTCAAACGTATTCTGCGTTATATTCGGGGGACGCTGACTTATGGCCTTCCTATCTCTCGCTGTGACAATCCTTCTCTTGTGGCCTTcgctgatgctgattgggctggttgCCCCGATACACGTCGCTCTACTTCTGGATATTGCATTTTTCTTGGGCCAAATCTTATCTCCTGGTCCGCTAAGAAACAACCCACCATTTCTCGTTCTAGTTCTGAAGCAGAGTATCGTGCTGTAGCCTACACACTTGCTGAGACAGTCTGGATTCGTCGTCTCCTTCGTGACCTTCGTGTTTTCTTATGGCGC